A genomic region of Streptomyces diastaticus subsp. diastaticus contains the following coding sequences:
- a CDS encoding endonuclease V gives MRARPAPAAVTVPADWPTTEAGARAVQDTLRARVDLTGPGPEPGTGTAAGVDVAYDDGRGLVAAAAVVLDAATLEPVEEATAVGPVPFPYVPGLLAFRELPAVLTALAALATPPGLVVCDGYGVAHPRRFGLASHLGVLTGLPSIGVAKNPFTFTHPAPGDRRGDQTPLTDGAEEVGRALRTRAGVRPVYVSAGHGVPLDRAVAHTLRLAPAYRLPETTRRADALCRAALRAALGEGAGRG, from the coding sequence ATGCGCGCCCGACCCGCCCCCGCAGCCGTCACCGTCCCCGCCGACTGGCCCACCACCGAGGCCGGGGCCCGCGCCGTGCAGGACACCCTGCGAGCCCGCGTCGACCTCACCGGTCCCGGCCCCGAGCCGGGCACCGGCACCGCCGCCGGCGTCGACGTGGCCTACGACGACGGGCGCGGCCTGGTCGCCGCGGCCGCCGTCGTCCTGGACGCGGCCACCCTGGAGCCGGTCGAGGAGGCCACCGCCGTCGGGCCGGTCCCCTTCCCGTACGTCCCCGGGCTCCTCGCCTTCCGCGAACTGCCCGCCGTCCTCACGGCCCTGGCCGCCCTGGCCACCCCGCCCGGCCTGGTCGTCTGCGACGGCTACGGCGTGGCCCACCCGCGCCGGTTCGGGCTCGCCAGCCACCTGGGAGTGCTGACCGGGCTGCCGAGCATCGGCGTCGCCAAGAACCCGTTCACCTTCACCCACCCGGCACCGGGCGACCGGCGCGGGGACCAGACCCCGCTCACCGACGGCGCCGAGGAGGTCGGCCGGGCCCTCCGCACCCGCGCGGGGGTCAGACCCGTCTACGTCTCCGCCGGCCACGGCGTCCCCCTGGACCGGGCCGTCGCCCACACCCTGCGCCTCGCACCGGCCTACCGGCTCCCCGAGACGACCCGCCGGGCCGACGCCCTGTGCCGTGCCGCGCTGAGGGCGGCCCTCGGCGAGGGAGCGGGGCGGGGCTGA
- a CDS encoding acetyl-CoA C-acetyltransferase: MTTEAYVYDAIRTPRGRGKANGSLHGTKPIDLVVGLIREIRARFPDLDPAAVDDIVLGVVSPIGDQGSDIARIAAIAAGLPDTVAGVQENRFCASGLEAVNLAAAKVRSGWEDLVLAGGVESMSRVSMGSDGGAWAMDPMTSFETGFAPQGIGADLIATIEGFSRRDVDEYAALSQERAATAWKEGRFARSVVPVRDRNGLTVLDHDEHLRPGTTADSLAALKPSFAGIGDLGGFDAVALQKYHWVEKIDHVHHAGNSSGIVDGASLVAVGNRETGERYGLTPRARIVSAAVSGSEPTIMLTGPAPATRKALAKAGLTIDDIDLVEINEAFAGVVLRFVKDMGLSLDKVNVNGGAIALGHPLGATGAMILGTLIDELERQDKRYGLATLCVGGGMGVATIVERL; the protein is encoded by the coding sequence TTGACCACCGAAGCGTACGTCTACGACGCGATCCGCACCCCGCGCGGTCGCGGCAAGGCCAACGGCTCCCTGCACGGCACCAAGCCGATCGACCTCGTCGTGGGCCTCATCCGCGAGATCCGCGCCCGCTTCCCCGACCTCGACCCGGCGGCCGTCGACGACATCGTCCTCGGCGTGGTCAGCCCCATCGGCGACCAGGGCTCCGACATCGCCCGGATCGCGGCCATCGCCGCCGGGCTGCCGGACACCGTCGCGGGCGTCCAGGAGAACCGCTTCTGCGCCTCGGGTCTGGAAGCGGTCAACCTCGCCGCCGCCAAGGTCCGCTCGGGCTGGGAGGACCTGGTCCTCGCGGGCGGCGTCGAGTCGATGTCCCGTGTCTCCATGGGCTCCGACGGCGGCGCCTGGGCGATGGACCCGATGACCAGCTTCGAGACCGGCTTCGCCCCGCAGGGCATCGGTGCCGACCTCATCGCCACCATCGAGGGTTTCAGCCGCCGCGACGTGGACGAGTACGCCGCTCTCTCCCAGGAGCGTGCCGCCACCGCCTGGAAGGAGGGCCGGTTCGCCCGCTCGGTCGTGCCCGTCCGCGACCGCAACGGCCTGACCGTCCTCGACCACGACGAGCACCTGCGGCCCGGCACCACCGCCGACTCCCTCGCCGCCCTCAAGCCGTCCTTCGCGGGCATCGGCGACCTCGGCGGCTTCGACGCCGTGGCGCTCCAGAAGTACCACTGGGTGGAGAAGATCGACCACGTCCACCACGCGGGCAACTCCTCCGGCATCGTGGACGGCGCCTCCCTGGTCGCCGTCGGCAACCGCGAGACCGGCGAGCGGTACGGCCTGACGCCGCGCGCCCGGATCGTCTCCGCCGCCGTCTCCGGCTCGGAGCCCACCATCATGCTCACCGGCCCCGCCCCGGCCACCCGCAAGGCGCTCGCCAAGGCCGGGCTGACCATCGACGACATCGACCTCGTCGAGATCAACGAGGCGTTCGCCGGTGTGGTCCTGCGCTTCGTCAAGGACATGGGGCTGAGCCTGGACAAGGTCAACGTCAACGGCGGGGCCATCGCGCTCGGGCACCCCCTCGGCGCCACCGGCGCGATGATCCTCGGCACCCTCATCGACGAACTGGAGCGGCAGGACAAGCGGTACGGCCTGGCCACCCTCTGCGTCGGCGGCGGCATGGGCGTCGCCACCATCGTCGAACGCCTCTGA
- a CDS encoding CaiB/BaiF CoA transferase family protein, which produces MTDTATTGPLHGVRVVELAGIGPGPFAAMLLADLGADVVRVDRPGGPGLGLDPAQDLTNRNKRSVLVDLKTEDGAARVLELVERADILVEGYRPGVAERLGVGPGACLERNPRLVYGRMTGWGQDGPLADRAGHDIGYIAVTGALGLVGEPDAPPAVPANLVGDYAGGSLYLVTGVLAALHHARAHGTGQVVDAAIVDGTAHLTTMIHAMLGAGAWQDRRRGNLLDGGAPFYGCYTTADGRHMAVGALEPRFYAEFARVLGLPEDAPGQGDLARWDELRETVAARFATRTREEWTELFAGTDACVAPVLSLAEAAGHPHLAARETFTTHDGRVQPAPAPRFSATPTTVRTGPALPGADTAEVARDWGLGAR; this is translated from the coding sequence ATGACGGACACGGCCACGACGGGCCCCCTGCACGGCGTGCGGGTGGTGGAACTGGCGGGCATCGGCCCCGGCCCGTTCGCCGCGATGCTCCTCGCCGACCTCGGCGCCGACGTGGTCCGCGTGGACCGCCCCGGCGGCCCCGGCCTCGGCCTCGACCCGGCGCAGGACCTCACCAACCGCAACAAGCGCTCCGTCCTGGTCGACCTCAAGACCGAGGACGGCGCCGCCCGGGTCCTGGAACTGGTGGAGCGCGCCGACATCCTCGTGGAGGGGTACCGCCCCGGCGTCGCCGAACGGCTCGGCGTCGGCCCCGGCGCGTGCCTGGAGCGCAATCCCCGTCTCGTCTACGGCCGGATGACCGGCTGGGGCCAGGACGGACCGCTGGCCGACCGCGCCGGCCACGACATCGGCTACATCGCCGTCACCGGTGCCCTCGGCCTGGTCGGCGAGCCCGACGCACCCCCGGCCGTCCCCGCCAACCTGGTCGGCGACTACGCGGGCGGCTCCCTCTACCTCGTCACCGGCGTCCTCGCCGCCCTCCACCACGCCCGCGCCCACGGCACCGGCCAGGTGGTCGACGCCGCCATCGTGGACGGCACGGCCCACCTCACCACGATGATCCACGCGATGCTCGGGGCGGGAGCCTGGCAGGACCGCCGCCGCGGCAACCTCCTGGACGGCGGCGCCCCCTTCTACGGCTGCTACACCACCGCCGACGGCCGCCACATGGCCGTCGGCGCCCTGGAGCCCCGTTTCTACGCCGAGTTCGCCCGCGTCCTCGGCCTGCCCGAGGACGCCCCCGGCCAGGGCGACCTGGCCCGCTGGGACGAGCTGCGCGAGACGGTCGCCGCCCGCTTCGCCACCCGGACCCGAGAGGAGTGGACCGAGCTGTTCGCCGGCACCGACGCCTGCGTCGCCCCCGTCCTCTCCCTCGCCGAGGCAGCCGGTCACCCGCACCTCGCCGCCCGGGAGACCTTCACCACCCACGACGGCCGCGTGCAGCCCGCCCCGGCCCCGCGCTTCTCCGCCACCCCGACCACCGTCCGCACCGGCCCCGCGCTTCCCGGCGCCGACACCGCCGAGGTGGCCCGCGACTGGGGGCTGGGCGCCCGCTGA
- a CDS encoding acyl-CoA dehydrogenase family protein, with the protein MERQIYTAEHEAFRDTVRTFLAKEVLPHYEQWEKDGITSRGAWLAAGRQGLLGLAVDEEYGGGGTPDFRYSAVLGEEFARAGVPGLAVGLHNDIVGPYLTGLATEEQKRRWLPGFCSGETITAIAMTEPGAGSDLQAIRTTAEDKGDHFLLNGAKTFISNGILADLVVVAARTTPEGGAHGLSLLVVERGAEGFERGRNLDKIGQKSQDTAELFFDDVRVPKENLLGERDGAFIHLMTNLAQERMAIAVAAIAAAEHLVEITTTYVKEREAFGRPLSRLQHIRFEIAEMATECAVTRAFLDRCIADHAEGKLDAVHASMAKWWATELQKRTADRCLQLHGGYGYMNEYPVAKAFTDGRIQTIYGGTTEIMKEIIGRSLLG; encoded by the coding sequence ATGGAACGGCAGATCTACACGGCCGAGCACGAGGCGTTCCGCGACACCGTCCGCACCTTCCTCGCCAAGGAGGTGCTGCCCCACTACGAGCAGTGGGAGAAGGACGGCATCACCAGCCGCGGCGCCTGGCTCGCCGCCGGACGCCAGGGCCTGCTGGGCCTCGCCGTCGACGAGGAGTACGGCGGCGGGGGCACCCCCGACTTCCGCTACAGCGCGGTCCTCGGCGAGGAGTTCGCCCGTGCCGGCGTGCCCGGCCTCGCCGTCGGCCTGCACAACGACATCGTCGGCCCGTACCTCACCGGCCTCGCCACCGAGGAGCAGAAGCGCCGCTGGCTGCCGGGCTTCTGCTCGGGCGAGACCATCACCGCCATCGCGATGACCGAACCCGGCGCGGGCTCGGACCTCCAGGCCATCCGCACCACCGCCGAGGACAAGGGCGACCACTTCCTGCTCAACGGCGCCAAGACCTTCATCTCCAACGGCATCCTCGCCGACCTCGTCGTGGTCGCCGCCAGGACCACCCCCGAGGGGGGCGCCCACGGCCTCTCCCTGCTGGTGGTGGAGCGTGGCGCCGAGGGGTTCGAGCGCGGGCGCAACCTCGACAAGATCGGCCAGAAGTCGCAGGACACCGCCGAACTCTTCTTCGACGACGTACGCGTCCCCAAGGAGAACCTGCTCGGCGAACGCGACGGGGCCTTCATCCACCTGATGACCAACCTGGCGCAGGAGCGGATGGCCATCGCGGTCGCCGCCATCGCCGCCGCCGAGCACCTGGTGGAGATCACCACCACCTACGTCAAGGAGCGCGAGGCCTTCGGCCGCCCGCTCTCCCGCCTCCAGCACATCCGCTTCGAGATCGCCGAGATGGCCACCGAGTGCGCCGTGACCCGGGCCTTCCTCGACCGCTGCATCGCCGACCACGCCGAGGGGAAACTCGACGCCGTCCACGCCTCGATGGCCAAATGGTGGGCCACCGAACTCCAGAAGCGCACCGCCGACCGCTGCCTCCAGCTCCACGGCGGCTACGGCTACATGAACGAGTACCCCGTCGCCAAGGCCTTCACCGACGGGCGCATCCAGACCATCTACGGCGGGACGACCGAGATCATGAAGGAGATCATCGGCCGTTCCCTGCTGGGCTGA
- a CDS encoding MerR family transcriptional regulator — translation MTTETGEPTLTIDELAARTGVTVRTIRFYSTRGLLPPPVIGPRRVGRYGPAHLSRLALIEDLQHQGLTLAAIERYLERLPADLSDQDLALHRALVAAWVPDSAEEVSRAELERRAGRPLSGQDVARLTAMGSLAGTGAPETFLVDPGMLRLGLQLLDVPIAHEATLAARAILMEHARSAAAELSRLFKDEVWGAAESSGDPGEVERIKSLSAHMQPLVVQALVTTFQRSLRDELRSWLPAGRDRQV, via the coding sequence ATGACGACGGAGACCGGCGAGCCCACGCTCACGATCGACGAGCTGGCCGCCCGGACGGGCGTCACCGTCCGCACCATCCGCTTCTACTCCACCCGCGGCCTGCTGCCGCCCCCGGTGATCGGCCCTCGCCGGGTGGGCCGCTACGGCCCGGCGCACCTGTCGCGGCTGGCGCTCATCGAGGACCTCCAGCACCAGGGCCTGACCCTGGCCGCGATCGAGCGGTACCTGGAGCGGCTCCCCGCCGACCTGAGCGACCAGGACCTGGCGCTGCACCGGGCGCTGGTCGCCGCCTGGGTGCCGGACAGCGCCGAGGAGGTTTCGCGGGCGGAGCTGGAGCGCCGGGCCGGGCGGCCGCTGTCCGGGCAGGACGTGGCGCGGCTGACCGCGATGGGGTCGCTGGCGGGCACCGGGGCCCCGGAGACCTTCCTGGTCGACCCGGGGATGCTGCGGCTCGGGCTGCAACTGCTGGACGTGCCCATCGCGCACGAGGCGACCCTGGCGGCCCGGGCCATCCTCATGGAGCACGCCCGCTCGGCCGCGGCGGAGCTGTCACGGCTGTTCAAGGACGAGGTGTGGGGGGCGGCCGAGTCCTCCGGCGACCCGGGCGAGGTGGAGCGGATCAAGTCGCTCTCGGCCCACATGCAGCCGCTGGTGGTGCAGGCGCTGGTGACGACTTTCCAGCGCTCCCTCCGCGACGAGCTGCGGAGCTGGCTCCCGGCGGGCCGGGACCGGCAGGTGTAG
- a CDS encoding 3-hydroxyacyl-CoA dehydrogenase NAD-binding domain-containing protein, producing the protein MSESTTASTIRWEQDDTGVVTLVLDDPAQSANTMNAAFIRSIGEIADRAEAQKDTIRGIIVTSAKKTFFAGGDLKDMIRATPEQAQEIFERGLAIKKALRRIETLGKPVVAAINGAALGGGYEIALACHHRIALDAPGSKIGLPEVTLGLLPAGGGVTRTVRLLGVTDALLKLLLKGTQYSPRRALDNGLVHAVAETPEQMLVDARAFIDANPESAQPWDVKGYRIPGGTPAHPKFAANLPAFPANLKKQTSGAPYPAPRNILAAAVEGSQVDFETAQVIEARYFTELVTGQIAKNMIQAFFFDLQAVNSGANRPAGVERSTVRKVAVLGAGMMGAGIAYSCARAGIEVVLKDVTPQAAAKGKAYSEKLCDKAVSRGRTTREKADAVLARITPTAEAADLAGCDAVIEAVFEDTSLKHKVFQEIQDVVAPDALMCSNTSTLPITALAEGVKRQEDFIGLHFFSPVDKMPLVEIIKGGRTGDVALARAFDLVRQIKKTPIVVNDSRGFFTSRVIGHFINEGVAMVGEGLDPVSVEQAAAQAGYPAKVLSLVDELTLTLPRKIRNETKKAIEEAGGTWPGHPADAVVDRMVDEFGRTGRSGGAGFYDYAEDGSRAGLWPGLREHFTRPGTTIPFRDMQERMLFAEALDTVRLVEEGVLTSVADANIGSIMGIGFPAWTGGILQYINGYEGGLPGFVARAEELAATYGERFAPPALLVAKAEKGERFTD; encoded by the coding sequence ATGAGTGAGTCCACCACCGCGTCGACCATCCGCTGGGAGCAGGACGACACCGGCGTCGTCACGCTCGTCCTCGACGACCCGGCCCAGTCCGCCAACACCATGAACGCGGCCTTCATCCGCTCGATCGGCGAGATCGCCGACCGCGCGGAGGCCCAGAAGGACACCATCCGCGGGATCATCGTCACCTCCGCGAAGAAGACCTTCTTCGCCGGCGGCGACCTCAAGGACATGATCCGGGCCACGCCCGAACAGGCCCAGGAGATCTTCGAGCGCGGCCTCGCCATCAAGAAGGCGCTGCGCCGCATCGAGACCCTCGGCAAGCCGGTCGTCGCCGCCATCAACGGCGCGGCCCTCGGCGGCGGCTACGAGATCGCCCTCGCCTGCCACCACCGCATCGCCCTGGACGCCCCCGGTTCCAAGATCGGCCTGCCCGAGGTCACCCTCGGCCTGCTGCCGGCCGGCGGCGGCGTGACCCGCACCGTGCGGCTGCTCGGCGTCACCGACGCGCTGCTCAAGCTGCTCCTGAAGGGCACCCAGTACAGCCCCCGCCGCGCCCTCGACAACGGCCTCGTGCACGCGGTCGCCGAGACGCCCGAGCAGATGCTGGTGGACGCCCGCGCCTTCATCGACGCGAACCCCGAGTCGGCCCAGCCCTGGGACGTCAAGGGCTACCGCATCCCCGGCGGCACCCCGGCGCACCCCAAGTTCGCCGCCAACCTGCCGGCGTTCCCCGCCAACCTCAAGAAGCAGACCTCCGGCGCCCCCTACCCGGCCCCGCGCAACATCCTGGCGGCCGCCGTCGAGGGCTCGCAGGTCGACTTCGAGACGGCCCAGGTCATCGAGGCCCGCTACTTCACCGAGCTGGTCACCGGGCAGATCGCCAAGAACATGATCCAGGCGTTCTTCTTCGACCTCCAGGCCGTCAACTCCGGCGCCAACCGGCCCGCCGGCGTGGAGCGTTCCACCGTCCGCAAGGTCGCCGTCCTCGGTGCCGGGATGATGGGCGCCGGCATCGCCTACTCCTGTGCCCGCGCCGGCATCGAGGTCGTCCTCAAGGACGTCACCCCGCAGGCGGCCGCCAAGGGCAAGGCGTACTCCGAGAAGCTCTGCGACAAGGCCGTCTCGCGGGGCCGTACCACCCGCGAGAAGGCGGACGCGGTGCTCGCCCGGATCACGCCGACCGCCGAGGCCGCCGACCTCGCCGGGTGCGACGCGGTGATCGAGGCCGTCTTCGAGGACACCTCGCTCAAGCACAAGGTGTTCCAGGAGATCCAGGACGTCGTCGCCCCCGACGCACTTATGTGCTCCAACACCTCCACCCTGCCCATCACCGCCCTCGCCGAGGGCGTGAAGCGGCAGGAGGACTTCATCGGGCTGCACTTCTTCTCGCCGGTCGACAAGATGCCGCTGGTGGAGATCATCAAGGGCGGGCGGACCGGCGACGTGGCGCTGGCCCGCGCCTTCGACCTGGTCCGGCAGATCAAGAAGACCCCGATCGTGGTCAACGACTCCCGGGGCTTCTTCACCTCCCGGGTCATCGGCCACTTCATCAACGAGGGCGTCGCCATGGTCGGCGAGGGCCTCGACCCGGTCTCCGTGGAGCAGGCCGCCGCCCAGGCCGGCTACCCGGCCAAGGTCCTCTCCCTGGTCGACGAGCTGACCCTCACCCTGCCGCGCAAGATCCGCAACGAGACGAAGAAGGCGATCGAGGAGGCCGGCGGCACCTGGCCCGGCCACCCCGCCGACGCCGTGGTGGACCGGATGGTCGACGAGTTCGGCCGCACCGGCCGCAGCGGCGGCGCCGGATTCTACGACTACGCCGAGGACGGCTCCCGCGCCGGGCTCTGGCCGGGCCTGCGCGAGCACTTCACCCGCCCGGGCACCACCATCCCGTTCCGGGACATGCAGGAGCGGATGCTCTTCGCGGAGGCCCTGGACACCGTCCGCCTCGTCGAGGAAGGCGTGCTCACGTCGGTCGCCGACGCCAACATCGGCTCCATCATGGGCATCGGCTTCCCCGCCTGGACCGGCGGCATCCTCCAGTACATCAACGGCTACGAGGGCGGCCTGCCCGGCTTCGTGGCCCGCGCCGAGGAGCTGGCCGCCACCTACGGCGAGCGGTTCGCGCCCCCGGCGCTGCTGGTGGCCAAGGCAGAGAAGGGCGAGCGTTTCACCGACTGA
- a CDS encoding DUF523 domain-containing protein, with protein MSDERAVPPVLVSACLRGVPCRFDGRDKAAGGLDAQLAGRRVVAFCPEQAGGLATPRAAAELVGGDGHAVLEGRARVVDVTGADVTEAFVAGARRALDAARRTGCTEAVLMPRSPSCGRGEVYDGEFRGALVPGDGVTAALLERNGIAVRRAPGV; from the coding sequence ATGAGTGACGAGCGTGCCGTTCCGCCGGTTCTGGTCAGTGCCTGCCTGCGGGGTGTGCCCTGTCGGTTCGACGGGCGGGACAAGGCGGCCGGAGGGCTCGACGCGCAGTTGGCGGGGCGGCGGGTGGTGGCGTTCTGCCCGGAGCAGGCGGGTGGGCTGGCGACGCCCCGGGCGGCGGCGGAGCTGGTCGGGGGCGACGGGCACGCGGTGCTGGAGGGGCGGGCCCGGGTCGTGGACGTCACGGGGGCGGATGTCACCGAGGCGTTCGTGGCGGGGGCCCGGCGGGCGCTCGACGCCGCCCGCCGGACGGGGTGCACGGAGGCCGTGCTGATGCCCCGGAGCCCTTCCTGCGGGCGGGGAGAGGTGTACGACGGGGAGTTCCGTGGCGCGCTGGTGCCGGGCGACGGGGTGACGGCGGCGCTGCTGGAGCGGAACGGGATCGCGGTGCGGCGGGCGCCCGGAGTGTGA
- a CDS encoding BCCT family transporter: MTRDKHTPEAGDGPKLAPDTPPGGPAERSGPTTDRIVFGVTAALTLAFVLWGALATDALESASSTMLNWLIHNGGWAFMLAATGFVVFALWLAMSRYGKITLGAEGEEPEFRTVSWIAMMFSAGMGIGLMFFGVSEPLAHFADPPPGTDPADAGEAMQTAMATTLFHWTLHPWAIYAVVGLAIAYSTFRRRRRQTISAVFEPLIGEKRARGVWGRVIDIIAIFATLFGSAASLGLGALQIGSGIEELDWLSVAGTGLLVVIIAVLTLGFVASAVSGVERGIQWLSNINMVLALLLALFVFVAGPTVIMLDMLPTSIGAYLQDLPQLIGRTEAAAGEGVGDWLGSWTVFYWAWWISWTPFVGMFIARISRGRTIRQFVGGVILVPSTVSLIWFAIFGTSAMSLSEEGRLAADASQEAQLFGVLAEYPVATVTSVLVMLLVGIFFVSGADAASIVMGTLSQKGRLEPGRFVVIFWGVVTGAVAAIMLLIGDGEGDALTGLQNLTILVAAPFVLVMIGMCVALMRDLRRDPLIVRGVMGNEAVEMAVVAGHEKYDGDFEIRIGPGQGPESAGDPIGITGPEDDGDGGERIHVKS, encoded by the coding sequence GTGACGCGCGACAAGCACACACCAGAGGCCGGCGACGGCCCCAAGCTCGCGCCTGACACCCCGCCCGGCGGCCCCGCCGAACGTAGCGGGCCGACCACCGACCGCATCGTGTTCGGTGTCACCGCGGCCCTCACCCTGGCTTTCGTCCTGTGGGGCGCGCTGGCCACCGACGCGCTGGAGTCCGCCTCCAGCACGATGCTGAACTGGCTCATCCACAACGGCGGCTGGGCCTTCATGCTGGCCGCCACCGGCTTCGTCGTCTTCGCCCTCTGGCTGGCGATGAGCCGTTACGGCAAGATCACCCTGGGCGCCGAGGGGGAGGAGCCGGAGTTCCGGACCGTCTCCTGGATCGCCATGATGTTCAGCGCCGGCATGGGCATCGGCCTGATGTTCTTCGGCGTCAGCGAACCGCTCGCCCACTTCGCCGATCCGCCGCCCGGCACCGACCCGGCCGACGCCGGCGAGGCCATGCAGACAGCGATGGCGACCACCCTCTTCCACTGGACGCTCCACCCGTGGGCGATCTACGCCGTGGTCGGCCTCGCCATCGCCTACAGCACGTTCCGGCGGCGCCGTCGCCAGACCATCAGCGCGGTCTTCGAGCCGCTCATCGGTGAGAAGCGGGCCCGCGGCGTCTGGGGCCGCGTCATCGACATCATCGCCATCTTCGCGACCCTCTTCGGCTCGGCCGCCTCGCTCGGCCTCGGCGCCCTCCAGATCGGCAGCGGCATCGAGGAGCTGGACTGGCTCTCGGTGGCCGGGACGGGCCTGCTCGTCGTCATCATCGCCGTGCTGACCCTGGGCTTCGTCGCCTCCGCCGTCTCCGGCGTCGAACGCGGCATCCAGTGGCTCTCCAACATCAACATGGTGCTGGCCCTGCTGCTCGCCCTCTTCGTCTTCGTCGCCGGGCCGACCGTCATCATGCTGGACATGCTGCCGACCTCCATCGGCGCCTACCTCCAGGACCTTCCGCAGCTCATCGGCCGCACCGAGGCCGCCGCCGGCGAGGGGGTCGGCGACTGGCTCGGCTCGTGGACGGTCTTCTACTGGGCCTGGTGGATCTCCTGGACGCCGTTCGTGGGCATGTTCATCGCCCGGATCAGCCGGGGCCGCACCATCCGCCAGTTCGTCGGCGGCGTCATCCTGGTGCCGAGCACCGTCAGCCTCATCTGGTTCGCGATCTTCGGCACCAGCGCGATGAGCCTGTCGGAGGAGGGCCGGCTCGCCGCCGACGCCTCCCAGGAGGCCCAGCTCTTCGGCGTCCTCGCCGAGTACCCGGTCGCCACCGTCACCAGCGTCCTGGTGATGCTCCTGGTCGGCATCTTCTTCGTCTCCGGCGCCGACGCCGCCTCCATCGTGATGGGCACCCTCTCGCAGAAGGGCCGCCTGGAGCCGGGCCGGTTCGTCGTCATCTTCTGGGGCGTCGTCACCGGAGCGGTCGCCGCCATCATGCTGCTGATCGGCGACGGTGAGGGCGACGCTCTGACCGGACTGCAGAACCTCACCATCCTGGTCGCCGCGCCGTTCGTCCTGGTGATGATCGGCATGTGCGTCGCCCTCATGCGCGACCTGCGCCGCGACCCGCTCATCGTGCGGGGCGTGATGGGCAACGAGGCGGTCGAGATGGCCGTCGTCGCCGGTCACGAGAAGTACGACGGCGACTTCGAGATCCGCATCGGCCCCGGTCAGGGGCCCGAGAGCGCCGGTGACCCCATCGGCATCACCGGTCCCGAGGACGACGGGGACGGCGGGGAGCGCATCCACGTCAAGTCCTGA
- a CDS encoding NUDIX domain-containing protein, protein MGGRRSAGLLLYRRVPDGVEVLLGHMGGPYWARQDTGAWTVPKGEYGEGEDAWHAARREFREELGLAPPEGRVRELGEVRQSGGKTVTAWAVEAGLDPAAVVPGTFTMEWPRGSGRTREFPELDRVAWWPPGRARALLVVAQRAFVERLVAGLAEEEGVTGV, encoded by the coding sequence ATGGGAGGACGGCGCAGCGCGGGTCTGCTGCTGTACCGGCGGGTGCCGGACGGCGTCGAGGTCCTGCTCGGGCACATGGGCGGCCCGTACTGGGCGCGCCAGGACACCGGCGCGTGGACCGTGCCGAAGGGCGAGTACGGCGAGGGCGAGGACGCCTGGCACGCGGCGCGGCGGGAGTTCCGCGAGGAGCTGGGCCTGGCGCCGCCGGAGGGACGGGTGCGGGAGCTGGGCGAGGTACGGCAGAGCGGGGGGAAGACGGTCACGGCCTGGGCGGTGGAGGCCGGCCTCGACCCGGCGGCCGTGGTGCCGGGGACGTTCACGATGGAGTGGCCGCGCGGCTCGGGCCGTACCCGGGAGTTCCCGGAGCTGGACCGGGTGGCGTGGTGGCCGCCGGGACGGGCGCGGGCACTGCTGGTGGTGGCGCAGCGGGCCTTCGTGGAGCGGCTGGTGGCGGGGCTGGCCGAGGAGGAGGGCGTGACCGGGGTGTAG